The Vibrio chagasii genome includes a region encoding these proteins:
- a CDS encoding anthranilate synthase component 1, with protein MNKAIEIKKLGTIEVINSSVPYSQDPTSVFHTLCENKTDSLLLESAEIESKQNLTSLLLIDSAVRIVCREHEVTFQALTENGQALIEHLTQNVKAEIKSDLTDNLLTLTFVESSNELDEDSRLREASSFDALRLVQHSFEQDADNKHALFMAGLFAYDIVANFEPLGDAEATNNCPDFVFYVAETLLRFDHQENQGLLHASLFTNDESIKAQLTERLADIQTQCQSLKAITEVTPLDNVEAVPNVSDEDFCQMVRDLKEYVVKGDVFQVVPSRRFTLPCPAPLAAYKELKQSNPSPYMFYMQDELFTLFGASPESALKYETETNQIEIYPIAGTRRRGKRPDGQIDFDLDSRIELELRTDKKENAEHMMLVDLARNDVARIAEAGTRHVADLLKVDRYSHVMHLVSRVVGQLREDLDALHAYQACMNMGTLTGAPKIRAMQLIRDVEKTRRGSYGGAVGYLTGEGTLDTCIVIRSAYVEDGVAQVQAGAGVVFDSDPQAEADETRGKAQAVISAIQAAHTKNISNKKES; from the coding sequence GTGAACAAGGCCATTGAAATCAAAAAGCTGGGAACCATTGAGGTCATCAATTCTTCAGTTCCTTACTCGCAAGATCCAACCAGTGTTTTCCATACCTTGTGTGAAAACAAAACGGACAGTTTGCTGTTGGAATCTGCTGAGATTGAATCTAAACAGAACCTGACAAGCCTACTCCTTATCGACTCTGCTGTTCGCATTGTATGCCGCGAACATGAAGTAACCTTTCAAGCCCTGACTGAAAACGGTCAAGCGCTTATCGAACACCTAACTCAAAACGTGAAAGCAGAGATTAAATCTGATTTGACGGATAACTTACTGACGCTGACTTTTGTTGAGTCGAGCAACGAATTAGACGAAGACTCACGCTTAAGAGAAGCTTCTTCTTTCGATGCACTACGTTTGGTTCAGCACAGCTTTGAGCAAGACGCTGATAATAAGCACGCGTTATTCATGGCTGGCCTATTCGCTTACGACATCGTGGCGAACTTTGAACCGCTAGGCGATGCTGAAGCAACCAACAACTGCCCTGACTTTGTATTCTACGTGGCTGAAACCCTGCTTCGTTTCGACCACCAAGAGAACCAAGGCCTGCTTCATGCAAGCTTGTTCACTAACGATGAAAGCATCAAAGCACAACTAACTGAGCGTTTAGCCGACATTCAAACGCAATGTCAGTCACTGAAAGCAATCACAGAAGTGACACCACTAGACAACGTGGAAGCGGTACCAAACGTTTCTGATGAAGATTTCTGTCAAATGGTTCGTGACCTAAAAGAATACGTAGTAAAAGGCGATGTGTTCCAAGTCGTACCATCACGCCGCTTCACGCTGCCTTGCCCCGCTCCACTGGCAGCTTACAAAGAACTAAAACAAAGTAACCCAAGCCCTTACATGTTCTACATGCAAGATGAGCTATTTACGCTGTTTGGTGCCTCTCCAGAAAGCGCGCTGAAATACGAAACTGAAACCAACCAAATTGAGATCTACCCAATTGCGGGTACTCGTCGTCGCGGTAAGCGTCCTGATGGTCAAATCGATTTCGACCTAGACAGCCGTATCGAGCTTGAACTGCGCACCGACAAGAAAGAAAACGCTGAACACATGATGCTTGTCGACCTAGCTCGTAACGACGTAGCGCGCATTGCCGAAGCTGGCACTCGCCACGTGGCAGACCTGCTAAAAGTAGACCGCTACAGCCATGTCATGCACTTGGTTTCTCGTGTTGTTGGTCAGCTACGTGAAGATTTAGATGCCCTACACGCTTACCAAGCTTGTATGAATATGGGCACCCTAACAGGCGCGCCAAAAATCCGTGCAATGCAGCTTATCCGTGATGTAGAAAAAACGCGTCGTGGTAGCTATGGCGGTGCGGTAGGTTACCTAACAGGTGAAGGCACGTTAGATACCTGTATCGTAATTCGTTCTGCTTACGTTGAAGATGGTGTGGCACAAGTGCAAGCTGGCGCAGGTGTGGTATTCGATTCAGACCCACAAGCAGAAGCAGATGAAACTCGCGGCAAAGCGCAAGCGGTCATCTCAGCGATTCAAGCTGCTCACACTAAAAACATCTCTAACAAGAAGGAGTCGTAA
- a CDS encoding aminodeoxychorismate/anthranilate synthase component II: MADIVFIDNFDSFTYNLVDQFRSLGHNVKIYRNNISAKVVEAAINELDNPVALLSPGPGAPADAGSMPELIQLLKGKVPMIGICLGHQAIVEAYGGTVAGAGEIIHGKVSMMEHQNHATYQGLPSPLAIARYHSLVATHVSDSLTVTAEVDGLVMSVVQEQDKVCGFQFHPESIMTTYGATLLANAIEWALEKNDTLDKKAN, from the coding sequence ATGGCTGATATTGTATTCATCGATAACTTCGACTCGTTCACTTACAACCTTGTAGACCAGTTCCGCTCATTGGGTCACAACGTAAAAATATACCGTAACAACATCTCTGCAAAGGTAGTGGAAGCGGCAATCAACGAACTAGACAACCCTGTTGCTCTACTTTCACCAGGTCCTGGCGCTCCAGCAGACGCGGGCAGCATGCCTGAGTTAATTCAGCTGCTAAAAGGCAAGGTGCCAATGATTGGTATCTGCTTAGGTCACCAAGCGATCGTTGAAGCTTATGGAGGCACCGTTGCAGGCGCAGGCGAAATCATTCATGGTAAGGTGTCGATGATGGAGCACCAAAATCATGCGACTTACCAAGGTTTACCTTCTCCACTGGCTATTGCTCGCTACCACTCTCTGGTTGCTACCCATGTATCAGATAGCCTAACGGTAACCGCTGAAGTCGATGGTTTGGTCATGTCTGTGGTTCAAGAACAAGACAAAGTATGTGGATTCCAATTCCACCCAGAATCAATTATGACAACCTACGGTGCAACGCTTCTAGCGAACGCTATCGAATGGGCTCTTGAGAAGAACGACACTCTTGATAAAAAGGCTAACTAG
- the trpD gene encoding anthranilate phosphoribosyltransferase — MEQINKLYEQQSLTQEESQQLFDVIIKGELDPILMASALTALKIKGETPEEIAGAAKALLANANPFPRPDYDFADIVGTGGDGHNTINISTTSAFVAAACGLKVAKHGNRSVSSKSGSSDLLDSFGINLAMTAEDTRTAVDELGVAFLFAPQYHGGVRHAMPVRQTMKTRTIFNILGPLINPARPNIELMGVYSKELVRPIAETMLQMGMKRAAVVHGSGLDEVAIHGETIVAEIKDGAIHEYTVTPADFGLNTHPLEAIKGGEPEENKAITTDILTGKGTEAQVGAVAVNVALLMRLFGHEDLKANAQQAIDAMNSGKAYELVQKLAAHA; from the coding sequence ATGGAACAGATTAATAAACTTTACGAACAGCAGTCTCTTACTCAAGAAGAAAGCCAACAGTTATTCGACGTTATCATCAAGGGTGAACTAGACCCAATCCTGATGGCTTCTGCACTGACTGCACTGAAAATCAAAGGCGAGACGCCAGAAGAAATCGCCGGTGCGGCGAAAGCACTGCTTGCTAATGCAAACCCGTTTCCACGCCCAGATTACGATTTTGCAGATATCGTAGGTACAGGCGGCGACGGTCACAACACCATTAATATTTCGACAACTTCAGCATTTGTTGCCGCGGCATGTGGTTTAAAAGTTGCGAAACACGGTAACCGCAGTGTATCGAGCAAATCAGGCTCTTCTGACCTACTGGATTCGTTTGGCATCAACCTAGCGATGACGGCGGAAGACACGCGTACGGCTGTCGATGAGCTTGGCGTAGCATTCCTATTTGCTCCGCAATACCACGGTGGCGTGCGTCACGCGATGCCAGTTCGTCAAACGATGAAAACACGTACTATCTTCAACATACTTGGCCCACTAATTAACCCTGCTCGCCCTAACATCGAGCTAATGGGTGTTTACAGCAAAGAGCTTGTACGCCCTATCGCAGAAACCATGCTGCAAATGGGCATGAAGCGCGCGGCGGTTGTTCACGGTAGCGGACTTGATGAAGTCGCCATTCACGGCGAAACGATCGTTGCGGAGATCAAAGATGGAGCAATTCACGAGTACACAGTGACACCGGCAGACTTTGGTTTGAACACTCACCCGCTTGAAGCAATCAAGGGCGGCGAGCCAGAAGAAAACAAAGCTATCACAACAGATATCCTGACGGGTAAAGGCACTGAAGCCCAAGTTGGCGCAGTAGCCGTGAACGTTGCTCTATTGATGCGCCTATTTGGTCACGAAGACCTAAAAGCCAACGCACAACAGGCCATTGACGCGATGAACTCTGGCAAAGCCTACGAGCTTGTACAAAAGCTTGCTGCTCACGCCTAA
- the trpCF gene encoding bifunctional indole-3-glycerol-phosphate synthase TrpC/phosphoribosylanthranilate isomerase TrpF — MTQTTDKLSTHVSVKEAEMAEVLAKIVRDKYQWVEARKQAQPLEGFKAALTAADRSFYDALSGEQTVFITECKKASPSKGLIRDEFDLDYIASVYNNHANAISVLTDEKYFQGDFEFLPKVRSIAKQPTLCKDFMVDTYQVYLARHYSADAILLMLSVLDDEEYQALAEVAHSLNMGVLTEVSNEEELHRAVALNAKVIGINNRNLRDLSTDLNRTKELAPLLRELAPNAVVISESGIYTHQQVRDLSTFADGFLIGSSLMAEKNLELAVRKVTLGENKVCGLTHSDDAAKAYQAGAVFGGLIFVEASKRHVDIEAARLTMSGAPLNYVGVFQNHSVADVAHTVSELGLFAVQLHGDESQAYVDELKQSLPESVEIWKAYGVACDAESALPELLESNVTRHLLDTKVGSQTGGTGQAFDWSLINNQSAIMLAGGLNPENANQAAKLGCLGLDLNSGVESAPGKKDADKLQRAFAEIRNY, encoded by the coding sequence ATGACACAGACTACCGATAAACTGTCGACCCACGTTTCAGTTAAAGAAGCTGAAATGGCGGAAGTATTAGCAAAAATCGTTCGTGATAAATACCAATGGGTTGAAGCGCGTAAACAAGCTCAGCCACTGGAAGGGTTTAAAGCAGCGTTAACCGCAGCAGACCGCAGTTTTTATGATGCACTGAGCGGCGAACAGACGGTTTTCATTACTGAATGTAAAAAGGCATCACCGTCAAAAGGTTTGATCCGTGACGAGTTCGACCTGGACTACATTGCATCGGTTTACAACAACCACGCTAACGCAATTTCAGTGCTGACCGACGAAAAATACTTCCAAGGTGACTTTGAGTTTTTACCTAAGGTTCGCAGCATCGCTAAGCAGCCAACCCTGTGTAAAGACTTCATGGTGGATACCTACCAAGTTTACTTAGCTCGTCACTACTCGGCTGATGCTATCTTGTTAATGCTATCGGTATTGGATGACGAAGAGTACCAAGCTCTTGCTGAGGTTGCTCACTCACTCAACATGGGTGTCCTTACTGAAGTCAGCAACGAAGAAGAGTTGCATCGCGCAGTCGCTCTGAACGCTAAGGTGATCGGCATTAACAACCGTAACCTGCGTGACCTGTCGACGGATTTGAATCGTACAAAAGAACTAGCCCCACTACTGCGTGAACTAGCACCTAATGCAGTCGTAATTTCCGAGTCTGGTATCTACACACACCAACAAGTACGTGACCTTTCAACATTTGCAGATGGCTTCCTAATTGGCAGCTCTCTTATGGCAGAAAAGAACCTCGAACTGGCCGTTCGCAAAGTAACGCTTGGCGAAAACAAGGTATGTGGTTTAACCCACTCCGATGATGCAGCAAAAGCGTACCAAGCTGGCGCGGTATTCGGTGGTCTGATTTTCGTTGAAGCGTCTAAACGTCATGTGGATATTGAAGCGGCTCGTTTGACGATGAGCGGCGCACCTTTGAACTACGTCGGTGTGTTCCAAAATCATAGTGTTGCGGACGTAGCTCACACAGTTTCAGAGCTCGGTTTGTTTGCTGTACAACTGCACGGCGATGAGTCTCAAGCGTACGTTGATGAACTTAAACAGTCACTGCCTGAAAGCGTTGAGATTTGGAAAGCTTACGGTGTGGCTTGCGACGCTGAGAGCGCGTTACCAGAATTACTGGAAAGCAACGTGACTCGTCACCTGCTAGATACCAAAGTGGGTTCTCAAACTGGCGGTACCGGTCAAGCGTTCGATTGGAGCCTGATCAACAACCAAAGCGCAATCATGTTGGCCGGTGGTCTAAACCCAGAAAATGCTAACCAAGCGGCTAAGTTGGGCTGCTTAGGGTTAGACCTAAATTCAGGTGTTGAATCTGCTCCAGGTAAAAAAGACGCAGACAAACTGCAACGCGCTTTTGCAGAGATTCGTAATTACTAG
- the trpB gene encoding tryptophan synthase subunit beta, with the protein MAKLDAYFGEYGGQYVPQILVPALDQLEQAFIDAQADPEFRSEFMTLLQEYAGRPTALTLTRNLTKGTKTKLYLKREDLLHGGAHKTNQVLGQALLAKRMGKNEIIAETGAGQHGVATALACALLGLKCRVYMGAKDVERQSPNVFRMKLMGAEVIPVHSGSSTLKDACNEALRDWSATYEDAHYLLGTAAGPHPFPTIVRDFQRMIGEETKNQILAREGRLPDAVIACVGGGSNAIGMFADFIEEETVRLIGVEPAGKGIDTDQHGAPLKHGKTGIFFGMKAPLMQDENGQVEESYSVSAGLDFPSVGPQHAHLNAIGRAEYENVTDDEALEAFQSIARNEGILAALESSHALAHAIKMAHDEPEKEQLLVVNLSGRGDKDIFSVHDILKEKGAL; encoded by the coding sequence ATGGCTAAACTCGATGCCTACTTCGGTGAATACGGTGGTCAATACGTACCGCAGATCCTAGTGCCAGCACTAGACCAACTTGAACAAGCATTTATCGATGCACAAGCCGATCCTGAGTTCCGCAGTGAATTCATGACGCTTCTTCAAGAGTACGCGGGTCGTCCAACGGCACTAACGCTAACTCGCAACCTAACTAAAGGTACAAAGACCAAACTTTACCTAAAACGTGAAGACCTACTTCACGGTGGTGCACACAAAACCAACCAGGTACTTGGTCAGGCTCTACTTGCTAAGCGTATGGGCAAAAATGAAATCATCGCTGAAACAGGTGCGGGTCAACACGGTGTTGCGACGGCTCTCGCTTGTGCTCTATTGGGTCTTAAGTGTCGCGTTTACATGGGTGCTAAAGACGTTGAACGTCAAAGCCCGAACGTGTTCCGTATGAAGCTAATGGGCGCAGAGGTTATCCCTGTTCATTCTGGTTCTTCTACGCTAAAAGATGCATGTAACGAAGCACTTCGTGACTGGTCTGCAACTTATGAAGATGCACACTACTTACTAGGTACGGCTGCGGGTCCTCACCCATTCCCAACCATCGTTCGTGACTTCCAACGCATGATTGGTGAAGAAACCAAGAACCAAATTCTAGCTCGTGAAGGTCGCCTTCCTGATGCTGTTATCGCTTGTGTTGGCGGCGGTTCAAACGCTATCGGCATGTTTGCTGATTTCATCGAAGAAGAAACGGTTCGCCTAATCGGTGTTGAGCCAGCGGGTAAAGGTATTGATACCGACCAACACGGCGCGCCGCTTAAGCACGGTAAAACAGGTATCTTCTTTGGTATGAAAGCACCATTGATGCAAGATGAGAACGGCCAAGTAGAAGAGTCTTACTCTGTATCTGCGGGTCTAGACTTCCCATCAGTTGGCCCTCAACACGCTCACCTGAACGCAATTGGCCGTGCTGAATACGAAAACGTAACCGATGATGAAGCGCTAGAAGCGTTCCAATCTATCGCACGTAACGAAGGTATCCTCGCAGCGCTAGAGTCATCTCATGCTTTAGCTCATGCAATCAAAATGGCTCACGACGAACCAGAAAAAGAACAACTATTAGTCGTTAACTTGTCTGGCCGTGGTGACAAAGACATTTTCTCTGTACACGACATCCTTAAAGAGAAAGGAGCACTATAA
- the trpA gene encoding tryptophan synthase subunit alpha, protein MDRYQSLFTRLAEKNQGAFVPFVTVGDPNPEQSLKIMETLVEAGADALELGIPFSDPLADGPTIQGANIRALDSKVTPNVCFDLIAKIRAKYPELPIGLLMYANLVYARGIESFYERCANAGIDSVLIADVPTNESNEFVAAAKKFGVHPIFIAPPTASDETLKSVSELGGGYTYLLSRAGVTGAETKANMPVTALLDRLNKFDAPPALLGFGISAPEQVKEAIQAGAAGAISGSAVVKIIENNVEQPEAMLKALAEFVAPMKAATQK, encoded by the coding sequence ATGGATCGCTATCAATCACTATTCACTCGCTTAGCTGAAAAGAATCAGGGTGCATTTGTACCATTCGTAACGGTTGGCGATCCTAACCCTGAACAGTCTCTTAAGATCATGGAAACTTTGGTTGAAGCAGGTGCTGATGCGCTTGAACTTGGTATCCCATTCTCTGATCCACTGGCTGATGGCCCAACAATCCAAGGTGCGAACATTCGTGCGTTAGATTCTAAAGTGACGCCAAACGTATGTTTTGACCTAATTGCGAAAATCCGCGCAAAATACCCAGAGCTACCGATTGGTCTACTGATGTACGCGAACTTGGTTTACGCACGTGGCATCGAGAGCTTCTATGAGCGTTGTGCCAACGCTGGTATCGACTCAGTATTGATCGCAGACGTACCGACAAACGAAAGTAACGAGTTTGTCGCTGCAGCGAAGAAGTTTGGCGTTCACCCAATCTTCATTGCACCACCAACAGCAAGCGACGAAACACTTAAATCAGTGTCAGAACTTGGTGGCGGCTACACTTACCTACTTTCTCGTGCTGGCGTAACGGGTGCAGAAACAAAAGCAAACATGCCAGTAACCGCACTGCTTGATCGTTTGAACAAGTTCGACGCGCCACCAGCACTGCTTGGTTTCGGCATCTCGGCTCCTGAGCAGGTAAAAGAAGCGATTCAAGCTGGCGCTGCAGGTGCTATCTCTGGCTCAGCGGTTGTAAAAATCATTGAGAACAACGTTGAACAGCCAGAAGCAATGCTTAAAGCATTGGCAGAGTTCGTTGCACCGATGAAAGCGGCAACACAGAAGTAA